In Geminicoccaceae bacterium, a single window of DNA contains:
- a CDS encoding OsmC family protein, with the protein MDAQTLKTLQAPFKALYRDDPSAAIITLTAEGVVGEDVSCSVQTGRALVEAGLHPATGGSGIHACSGDMLLEALVACAGVTLSAVATALEIELEHAIVRAEGDLDFKGTLGVDREAPVGFAEVRLIFQVTSPAPQDRIDTLIRLTERYCVVYQTIRNATPISHALERV; encoded by the coding sequence ATGGATGCGCAGACACTCAAGACCCTGCAGGCGCCGTTCAAGGCGCTTTATCGTGACGATCCGTCGGCGGCCATCATAACATTGACGGCGGAAGGCGTGGTCGGCGAGGACGTTTCCTGCTCGGTCCAGACGGGGCGCGCTTTGGTGGAGGCCGGGCTGCATCCTGCCACGGGCGGCAGCGGGATCCATGCCTGTTCCGGCGACATGCTGCTCGAAGCGCTGGTCGCCTGCGCGGGTGTGACCCTGTCCGCCGTGGCGACAGCACTGGAAATCGAGCTTGAGCACGCGATCGTGCGTGCGGAGGGCGATCTCGACTTCAAGGGGACGCTCGGGGTCGACCGCGAGGCACCGGTGGGTTTCGCGGAAGTACGGTTGATTTTCCAGGTCACCAGTCCGGCGCCACAGGATCGTATAGACACCCTGATCAGGCTGACCGAGCGCTATTGTGTCGTTTATCAGACCATCCGCAACGCCACACCGATCAGCCACGCGCTTGAACGCGTGTGA
- a CDS encoding 2-phosphosulfolactate phosphatase translates to MLEWGLGGLHALKGRTQVLVVVDVLSFTTCVDVAVSRGACIYPFAHRDHALAEAEASRLGAVAARPRHLAGNGFSLSPRSLHQATPGQRIILPSPNGSRLSAAAGSTTLFAGCLRNARATAVAAHRMAGDDMIAVIAAGERWPDDTLRPSIEDLLGAGAILDHLADLRGQMAGSAEARLAMTCWRAMSMTAADTIRQSHSGRELQAMGYPDDVEMAVAVDVSKTAALLCDGTFFACHS, encoded by the coding sequence GGCCTTGGGGGTCTGCACGCCTTGAAGGGGCGCACCCAGGTGTTGGTCGTCGTCGACGTGTTGTCCTTCACCACTTGCGTCGATGTTGCTGTATCCCGAGGCGCATGCATCTACCCCTTCGCCCATCGCGACCACGCACTTGCCGAGGCCGAGGCCAGCCGCCTCGGAGCCGTGGCGGCCAGACCGCGCCACCTCGCGGGAAACGGTTTCAGCCTGTCGCCCCGGAGCCTCCACCAGGCGACACCGGGACAACGCATCATCCTCCCCTCGCCCAACGGTTCGAGGCTTAGTGCCGCAGCCGGTTCGACGACGCTGTTCGCAGGCTGCCTGCGCAATGCGAGGGCTACGGCCGTGGCCGCGCATCGCATGGCCGGCGACGATATGATCGCGGTGATCGCTGCCGGCGAACGATGGCCGGACGATACCCTGCGCCCCTCCATTGAAGACCTTCTCGGAGCAGGGGCCATCCTCGACCATCTGGCGGATCTTCGTGGTCAAATGGCCGGCAGCGCCGAAGCCCGTCTGGCCATGACCTGCTGGCGTGCAATGTCGATGACTGCAGCCGACACCATCCGTCAATCGCACTCCGGGCGCGAGTTGCAGGCAATGGGCTATCCGGATGATGTCGAAATGGCTGTTGCGGTGGATGTCAGCAAAACTGCCGCCCTGCTGTGCGATGGTACCTTTTTCGCCTGTCACTCATGA